Proteins co-encoded in one Campylobacter ornithocola genomic window:
- the hemE gene encoding uroporphyrinogen decarboxylase: MIFVDACFKKPTTYTPVWMMRQAGRYLPEYMEVRTSAGDFLSLCKDYKKASEVTLQPVDILGVDAAIIFSDILVVPLEMGMDLKFEKGEGPVFSNPIKIKEDLEKLDVEKSVKNLSYVYDALALTREKLAHDKALIGFCGSPWTIATYMIEGGGSKNYAKCKKLAYQNPEFLHQILSKLTLALKYYIQEQIKAGANAIQIFDSWASALEKEMFFEFSFNYMLEIANFVKEKYPHIPIILFPKGISGFLDSINGNFDVFGVDWSTPLELAKEKLGARYALQGNMEPCRLYDKKAIEQGVDKILNIMQNSAHIFNLGHGILPDIPVENAKYFIKLVQEKSQK, encoded by the coding sequence ATGATTTTTGTTGATGCATGTTTTAAAAAACCAACTACATATACTCCAGTTTGGATGATGCGCCAAGCCGGTAGATACTTACCTGAGTATATGGAAGTTAGAACAAGTGCTGGAGATTTTTTATCACTTTGTAAGGATTACAAGAAGGCGAGTGAAGTCACTTTGCAACCTGTGGATATTTTGGGTGTTGATGCGGCTATTATCTTTTCAGATATTTTAGTTGTACCCTTAGAAATGGGTATGGATTTAAAATTTGAAAAAGGTGAAGGACCGGTGTTTTCAAATCCTATTAAAATAAAAGAAGATTTAGAAAAATTAGATGTTGAAAAAAGTGTTAAAAATCTTTCTTATGTGTATGATGCATTAGCACTTACTAGAGAAAAACTTGCACACGATAAAGCTTTGATTGGCTTTTGTGGAAGTCCTTGGACTATTGCTACTTATATGATAGAGGGTGGTGGTAGTAAAAATTATGCAAAATGTAAAAAATTAGCTTATCAAAATCCTGAATTTCTACATCAAATTTTATCTAAACTAACTTTGGCTTTAAAGTATTATATTCAAGAGCAAATTAAGGCGGGTGCTAATGCTATACAGATATTTGATAGTTGGGCGAGTGCTTTAGAAAAAGAGATGTTTTTCGAATTTTCTTTTAATTATATGCTTGAAATTGCTAATTTTGTAAAAGAAAAATATCCACATATTCCTATAATTTTATTTCCTAAAGGCATAAGTGGTTTCTTGGATAGCATTAATGGAAATTTTGATGTTTTTGGTGTAGATTGGAGTACTCCTTTAGAGTTAGCTAAAGAAAAATTGGGTGCTAGGTATGCTTTACAGGGTAATATGGAGCCTTGTAGGTTATATGATAAAAAAGCTATTGAGCAAGGCGTAGACAAAATCTTAAACATCATGCAAAATAGTGCACATATTTTTAATTTGGGTCATGGAATTTTACCTGATATTCCTGTTGAAAATGCTAAATATTTTATTAAACTAGTTCAAGAGAAATCGCAAAAGTGA
- a CDS encoding radical SAM protein: protein MSKITFGPISSRRFGLSLGIDLSPNQKQCNFDCVYCELQAAKPIQKFLTYPNIKDIINEVQIALKNDVQFDFLTLTANGEPSLYPYLKELVYELNKIKQEKKLLILSNGSGVLNSNTFSALMDVDVVKFSLDSAIEKTFYRIDRALKYIKLEEMITKMIAFKKKFLGELIMEVLIVEGLNDNKEEMLALNEVFDKIKPLRVDFSTIDRPPAYPVKGISLKKLEELSMHITSVPIVLAKHCYKGEKIDFTIEELLKMLQLRAQSEFDVENKFSQYSKDILEKLIKEQKVIVKNLAGVKFYKKL, encoded by the coding sequence GTGAGTAAAATTACCTTTGGACCTATAAGCTCAAGAAGATTTGGACTTTCCTTGGGGATTGACTTAAGTCCAAATCAAAAACAATGCAATTTTGACTGTGTGTATTGTGAATTACAAGCTGCAAAACCTATACAAAAATTTTTAACTTATCCTAATATTAAAGATATTATCAATGAAGTGCAAATTGCATTAAAAAATGATGTGCAATTTGATTTTTTAACACTAACAGCAAACGGGGAACCTAGTTTATATCCTTATTTGAAAGAATTGGTTTATGAGTTAAATAAAATAAAGCAAGAAAAAAAACTTTTGATTTTAAGCAATGGTAGTGGAGTGTTAAATTCAAATACTTTTAGTGCTTTAATGGACGTTGATGTTGTTAAATTCAGCCTTGATAGTGCTATAGAAAAAACATTTTATAGGATTGACAGAGCTTTAAAGTATATTAAGCTTGAAGAAATGATTACCAAAATGATAGCTTTTAAAAAAAAGTTTTTAGGTGAATTAATTATGGAAGTTTTAATTGTAGAAGGTTTGAATGATAATAAAGAAGAAATGCTTGCTTTAAATGAAGTTTTTGATAAAATAAAACCATTGAGAGTAGATTTTAGTACCATAGATAGACCTCCAGCTTATCCTGTAAAAGGTATATCTTTGAAAAAATTGGAAGAATTAAGTATGCATATTACTAGTGTACCTATTGTACTTGCTAAACATTGCTATAAAGGTGAAAAAATTGATTTTACTATCGAAGAACTTTTAAAAATGTTGCAACTTAGAGCGCAAAGCGAATTTGATGTTGAGAATAAATTTAGTCAATATAGCAAAGATATATTGGAAAAATTAATTAAAGAACAAAAAGTTATTGTAAAGAATTTAGCTGGAGTGAAATTTTACAAAAAATTATAA
- a CDS encoding tetratricopeptide repeat protein, with amino-acid sequence MAEEITLKEQDNQEAPFSQIDENPGVEEQTIPPGTIPPELEEEESTFQRVEEEPQTTQPEENKKFFDKKFIILVSALGGLALILLIVLILLIVFKKEEKSISNNQTFEDNASMSVTKVKQSALDLVVQKANLLYEKGDIESALELYNNINIFNQSLSSYNLGVAQMKQKDYTSAIENFKQSLELGEHKVAAAINIGVCYFNLGDREKFNYYLDLAKVYLPQDSKSSLYNYYLGLINYYQGFYPEALQMFMRSSDINSYQDDSYYLGAKIYALLNSEKNAIDFLQKQENYEASLPLGLLYAKSGNYQKAKEYLEKASKIESQEMRSKIALALVELKTGQFANGAQILKVLYVKDKDIGSKYYNIKTRLKRNFSNIDIAQQNFAKRLITGKQQIYDLLFYFAPYRVFDIKQSMELITKADLGNFLQGYEYENELLVKSKALSGVNVELSHAINLAFNYHLREANQELKNLSEIYHAHDVIHYNLALTYAQLQDYNNAYKYFSTAYHLNPKNYIAGIFAIYCMDLAKKDYTKLANEFLENLQADNTIDQNHNIYKYLLYLVKSDFAAIIPYLDNLSNVDTPLELMFTIIAANGNNLDMLRNQKIIELKDLLNEDIISNILYFNSKNMNLDIKEYAKQAQMYFLTTKLDYDSLFGGAGIVKDSYVTLMQITGLLNHVRNDIKKRLATSSKNSIGLIFALAYVDIFAKEYQEAYTLYNILIDDYKIKDAQTLFLAAVAAIGSNNPNSAIALLELARLENEETLEARLALGLLYHEVQNLEPAFFQYEKVGNNFESKFFTFDIKN; translated from the coding sequence ATGGCCGAAGAAATAACACTTAAAGAACAAGATAATCAAGAAGCACCTTTTTCGCAAATAGATGAAAATCCAGGAGTGGAAGAACAAACCATCCCTCCTGGTACAATACCACCTGAATTAGAAGAGGAAGAAAGCACTTTTCAAAGAGTAGAAGAAGAACCACAAACAACACAACCTGAAGAGAATAAAAAGTTTTTTGATAAAAAATTTATTATTTTAGTTTCTGCACTTGGAGGTCTTGCTTTAATTTTACTTATTGTTCTGATTTTACTTATTGTTTTTAAAAAAGAGGAAAAAAGTATCTCAAACAATCAAACATTTGAAGATAATGCTAGTATGAGTGTCACTAAAGTAAAACAATCAGCACTAGATCTTGTGGTACAAAAAGCAAATTTATTATACGAAAAAGGTGATATAGAAAGTGCTTTAGAGCTTTATAATAATATTAATATTTTTAATCAATCTTTATCTAGCTACAATCTTGGTGTGGCTCAAATGAAACAAAAAGATTATACTAGTGCTATTGAGAATTTCAAACAATCTTTAGAATTAGGAGAACATAAAGTAGCCGCAGCTATTAATATAGGTGTATGTTATTTTAACCTTGGAGATAGAGAAAAATTTAATTACTATCTTGATTTAGCAAAAGTATATTTACCACAAGATTCAAAATCTTCTTTATATAATTACTATTTAGGCTTAATTAACTATTATCAAGGGTTTTATCCTGAAGCTTTACAGATGTTTATGCGCTCAAGTGATATTAATAGTTATCAAGATGATTCTTATTATCTTGGAGCAAAAATCTATGCATTATTAAATTCTGAAAAAAATGCTATTGATTTTTTACAAAAACAAGAAAATTATGAAGCTAGTTTACCTTTGGGTTTACTATACGCAAAATCAGGAAACTATCAAAAAGCCAAAGAATATCTTGAAAAAGCTTCGAAGATAGAAAGTCAAGAAATGAGAAGTAAAATTGCTTTAGCTTTGGTAGAACTAAAAACTGGACAATTTGCCAATGGCGCTCAAATTCTAAAAGTTTTATATGTAAAAGACAAAGATATAGGATCAAAATATTACAATATAAAAACAAGATTAAAAAGAAATTTTTCAAATATAGACATAGCTCAGCAAAATTTTGCTAAAAGACTAATTACAGGAAAACAGCAAATTTATGATTTGTTATTTTATTTTGCCCCTTATCGTGTATTTGATATTAAACAAAGTATGGAACTCATCACAAAAGCTGACTTAGGAAATTTTCTACAAGGCTATGAATATGAAAACGAACTACTCGTTAAAAGCAAGGCTTTATCGGGTGTTAATGTAGAGTTATCTCATGCCATTAATTTGGCTTTTAACTATCATTTAAGAGAAGCTAATCAAGAATTAAAAAATTTAAGCGAAATTTATCATGCACATGATGTAATTCACTACAATCTTGCTCTTACTTATGCACAATTACAAGATTATAACAATGCTTATAAATACTTTTCAACCGCTTATCATTTAAATCCAAAAAATTACATTGCAGGAATTTTTGCTATATATTGCATGGATTTAGCAAAAAAAGACTACACTAAACTTGCTAATGAGTTTTTAGAAAATTTGCAAGCAGATAATACTATCGATCAAAACCACAATATATATAAATATCTATTATACTTAGTTAAAAGCGATTTTGCTGCTATAATTCCTTATTTAGATAATCTTTCAAATGTAGATACGCCTTTAGAGTTGATGTTTACTATCATAGCTGCTAATGGTAATAACCTTGATATGTTAAGAAATCAAAAAATTATAGAATTAAAAGATCTACTAAACGAAGATATTATTAGCAATATCTTATATTTTAATTCTAAAAACATGAATCTAGATATTAAAGAATATGCTAAACAAGCACAAATGTATTTCTTAACCACCAAACTTGATTATGATTCTTTATTTGGTGGAGCTGGCATAGTAAAAGATAGCTATGTAACACTTATGCAAATTACAGGTTTACTAAATCATGTTAGAAATGATATCAAAAAAAGACTAGCTACTAGTAGCAAAAATTCTATTGGTTTAATCTTTGCTCTTGCTTATGTGGATATTTTTGCAAAAGAGTATCAAGAAGCTTATACTCTTTATAATATCTTGATTGATGATTATAAGATCAAAGATGCTCAAACTTTATTTTTAGCAGCAGTTGCTGCAATAGGCTCAAACAATCCAAATTCAGCCATAGCTTTATTAGAGCTCGCAAGATTGGAAAATGAAGAAACATTAGAAGCACGACTTGCACTAGGGCTTTTATATCATGAAGTTCAAAACTTAGAGCCTGCGTTTTTTCAATATGAGAAAGTAGGCAATAATTTTGAGAGCAAATTTTTTACTTTTGATATTAAAAATTAG
- the serS gene encoding serine--tRNA ligase, translating to MLDLKLLQNNFDEITQKLKAKKVDENLLKELSDLFVNLKKEKVLLEEFQAFQNKFSKELATAQDKESLKVQLSQNKEKINTQSKIVNELEEKLEQIALAIPNIPDDCVPFGEDENENIELKKVLTPPSFDFEIKEHHDLGEKLNWLDFARGVKISQSRFCVLKNEGALLSRALVNYMIDFNRSRGFELVNVPFLVNSATMYGTGQLPKFKDDMYKVENDDLYLISTSEIPVTNLYSNEILTQEELPLKMTCYSACFRQEAGSAGRDTRGIIRQHQFEKVELVSICKPDQSELMFEEMLTCASDLLSSLGLAHRHLMLCTGDLGFSAAKTIDLEVWLPSQNKYREISSVSNCKDFQARRAKIRFKNDKGKNELVHTLNGSSLAVGRTLVAIMENYQEKDGNIRIPDVLRKYF from the coding sequence ATGTTAGATTTAAAACTTTTGCAAAATAATTTTGATGAAATTACACAAAAATTAAAAGCTAAAAAAGTAGATGAAAATTTACTTAAAGAACTGAGTGACTTATTTGTAAATTTAAAAAAAGAAAAAGTACTTTTAGAAGAATTTCAAGCCTTTCAAAACAAATTTAGCAAAGAGCTTGCAACAGCACAAGATAAAGAAAGCTTAAAAGTACAACTAAGCCAAAATAAAGAAAAAATCAATACTCAATCAAAAATTGTTAATGAATTAGAAGAAAAACTAGAGCAAATTGCCTTAGCGATACCAAATATCCCTGATGATTGTGTACCTTTTGGAGAAGATGAAAATGAAAATATAGAATTAAAAAAAGTTCTAACTCCTCCTAGTTTTGATTTTGAAATTAAAGAACATCATGATTTAGGGGAAAAACTAAATTGGCTTGATTTTGCTAGAGGAGTTAAAATTTCGCAAAGTCGTTTTTGCGTACTCAAAAATGAAGGAGCTTTACTAAGTAGAGCTTTAGTAAATTATATGATAGATTTTAATAGAAGTAGAGGTTTTGAGCTAGTTAATGTGCCATTTTTAGTCAATAGTGCAACTATGTATGGCACAGGACAACTTCCAAAATTTAAAGATGATATGTATAAAGTAGAAAATGATGATTTATATCTCATTTCTACTTCTGAAATTCCTGTAACCAATCTTTATTCCAATGAAATTTTAACCCAAGAAGAACTACCTTTAAAAATGACTTGCTATAGTGCTTGTTTTAGACAAGAAGCAGGAAGTGCAGGTAGAGATACTAGAGGCATTATAAGACAACACCAGTTTGAAAAGGTAGAACTTGTTAGTATATGTAAGCCCGATCAAAGTGAGTTGATGTTCGAAGAAATGCTAACTTGTGCTAGTGATTTACTAAGCTCTTTGGGATTAGCCCATAGGCATTTGATGCTTTGTACTGGAGATTTAGGTTTTTCCGCTGCTAAAACAATAGATTTAGAAGTTTGGCTTCCATCACAAAATAAATACCGCGAAATTAGCTCTGTCTCTAACTGTAAAGATTTTCAAGCAAGACGTGCAAAAATTCGCTTTAAAAACGATAAAGGCAAAAATGAGCTAGTGCATACGCTTAATGGCTCTTCACTGGCTGTTGGTAGAACATTGGTTGCTATTATGGAAAATTATCAAGAAAAAGATGGAAATATAAGAATTCCTGACGTGCTAAGAAAATACTTTTAA
- the trpS gene encoding tryptophan--tRNA ligase, whose translation MRVITGLQPSGDLHIGNYFGSIKQMLNMQEENQMYMFIANYHAMTSSFDGEKLRQNSLKAAAAFLSLGIDPQKSVFWLQSDVKEVMELYWILSQFTPMGLLERAHSYKDKIAKGLNANHGLFSYPVLMAADILLFNAQIVPVGKDQIQHVEIARDIALKVNNEWGEIFTLPQAKVNDEVAVVPGTDGAKMSKSYQNTIDIFNTPKAIKKQISSIVTDSTALEDPKDWQNCNVFKIAKLFLDNTEQEALKSRYEKGGEGYGHFKMYLNEIISEYFVSAKEEYEKLLANPSKIEEILEFGASKAKKQAQETMGKIYAKIGL comes from the coding sequence ATGAGAGTTATTACAGGACTACAGCCGAGTGGAGATTTGCATATAGGAAATTACTTTGGATCCATAAAACAAATGCTAAATATGCAAGAAGAAAATCAAATGTATATGTTTATAGCAAATTATCATGCTATGACTTCAAGTTTTGATGGAGAAAAACTCAGACAAAATTCACTCAAAGCCGCAGCAGCTTTTTTAAGCCTAGGAATTGATCCACAAAAAAGCGTATTTTGGTTGCAAAGTGATGTAAAAGAAGTGATGGAGCTTTATTGGATTCTTTCTCAATTTACCCCAATGGGGCTTTTAGAAAGAGCACATAGTTATAAAGATAAAATTGCCAAAGGTTTAAATGCCAACCATGGACTTTTTTCTTACCCTGTTTTAATGGCTGCAGATATTTTACTTTTTAACGCTCAAATAGTTCCTGTAGGTAAAGATCAAATCCAACACGTTGAAATAGCAAGAGATATAGCTTTAAAAGTAAATAATGAATGGGGTGAAATTTTTACCCTACCTCAAGCTAAGGTTAATGATGAAGTTGCAGTAGTACCTGGTACCGATGGAGCCAAAATGAGTAAGTCTTACCAAAACACAATTGATATTTTCAATACACCAAAAGCCATTAAAAAACAAATTTCTTCCATTGTTACAGATAGCACAGCCTTAGAAGATCCAAAAGATTGGCAAAATTGTAATGTATTTAAAATCGCAAAATTGTTTCTAGATAATACAGAACAAGAGGCTTTAAAAAGTCGCTATGAAAAAGGTGGCGAAGGCTATGGACATTTTAAAATGTATTTAAATGAAATTATAAGCGAGTATTTTGTCTCGGCTAAGGAAGAATATGAAAAATTACTAGCTAATCCTTCTAAAATTGAAGAAATTTTAGAATTTGGAGCAAGTAAAGCAAAAAAACAAGCCCAAGAAACAATGGGAAAAATTTATGCTAAAATAGGACTATAA
- a CDS encoding shikimate kinase gives MSKKDNLLFVGFMGCGKTTIARAYAKKYDKIFLDTDSLIKTKYNLEINEIFKTYGEKKFRKEEQKIALFLHCLQNCSIASGGGFIEQKKLKNIGIIVYLKAGFDYLLQRLNEEELSNRPLLANINNAKILFDQRVKKYEKKANVIINIENKSIIKIIKEIKKEVK, from the coding sequence ATGAGCAAGAAGGATAATCTCCTTTTTGTAGGCTTTATGGGTTGTGGTAAGACAACCATAGCAAGAGCTTATGCTAAAAAATATGATAAAATCTTTTTAGATACAGACAGTTTAATCAAAACAAAATATAATCTTGAAATTAATGAAATTTTTAAAACATATGGAGAAAAAAAATTCCGTAAAGAAGAGCAAAAAATAGCTTTATTTTTACATTGTTTGCAAAATTGCTCCATTGCAAGCGGTGGTGGTTTTATAGAACAAAAAAAATTAAAAAATATTGGTATTATTGTTTATTTAAAAGCAGGCTTTGATTATCTTTTACAAAGACTAAACGAAGAAGAGTTATCTAATAGACCATTACTAGCAAATATAAATAATGCTAAAATACTATTTGATCAAAGAGTAAAAAAATATGAAAAAAAAGCAAATGTTATCATAAATATCGAAAATAAAAGCATTATAAAAATTATCAAAGAAATTAAAAAAGAGGTAAAATGA
- the der gene encoding ribosome biogenesis GTPase Der translates to MQSIILIGKPNVGKSSLFNRLAKKRIAITSDISGTTRDTNKTEVQIDGKKALLIDSGGLDESNELFKNVKANSLKTAKSSDIIFYMVDGKFLPDDEDKAFFYEMKKLNKPIALVINKIDNKKDEERSWEFSNFGVKEIFNISVTHNIGIDELCMWAGKFLNENFLDADEEEDFESYLENFDENSGDFKLKTVNENHIKVGIIGRVNVGKSSLLNALVKEERSVVSNIAGTTIDPVNESIMHKDKIIEFVDTAGIRKRGKIQGLERYALNRTEYILANAQIALLVLDAAEGFNELDERIAGLAAKHCLGVIIVLNKWDKSELDFDKTLKELRLDRFKFLAYAPIISVSALSGKRVHVLLDKILEVFANFTQKIPTAKLNTLVEEATRAHPLPHDYGKLVKIYYAVQYDLAPPKIALIMNRPKALHFSYKRYLQNQIRKQFNFEGVPLILASRKKGSKDEQEG, encoded by the coding sequence ATGCAAAGTATTATTTTGATAGGTAAACCCAATGTTGGCAAATCAAGTCTTTTTAACAGGCTCGCAAAAAAACGCATTGCTATAACTAGTGATATAAGTGGAACCACAAGAGATACTAATAAAACTGAAGTTCAAATTGATGGTAAAAAGGCTTTACTAATAGATAGTGGCGGACTCGATGAGAGCAATGAGCTTTTCAAAAATGTCAAAGCAAATTCACTCAAGACCGCTAAAAGTAGTGATATTATTTTCTATATGGTAGATGGAAAATTTTTACCTGATGATGAAGATAAAGCATTTTTTTATGAAATGAAAAAACTCAATAAGCCTATTGCTTTAGTAATTAACAAAATAGATAATAAAAAAGATGAAGAAAGATCTTGGGAATTTTCGAATTTTGGAGTAAAAGAAATTTTTAACATTTCTGTTACACACAATATAGGTATTGATGAGCTTTGTATGTGGGCTGGTAAGTTTTTAAATGAAAATTTTTTAGATGCAGATGAAGAAGAAGATTTTGAAAGCTATTTGGAAAATTTTGATGAAAATAGTGGAGATTTTAAGCTCAAAACCGTCAATGAAAACCATATTAAAGTTGGAATCATAGGTAGAGTAAATGTCGGAAAATCAAGCCTTTTAAATGCTTTAGTTAAAGAAGAGCGTAGTGTAGTAAGCAATATAGCGGGCACGACGATTGATCCTGTTAATGAAAGCATTATGCATAAAGATAAAATCATAGAATTTGTAGATACTGCAGGAATTAGAAAACGCGGTAAAATACAGGGTTTAGAGCGCTATGCGCTAAATAGAACCGAATATATTCTAGCCAACGCTCAAATTGCACTTTTGGTTTTAGATGCAGCTGAAGGTTTTAATGAGCTAGATGAACGTATTGCAGGACTTGCTGCCAAACATTGTTTAGGTGTAATTATCGTTTTAAATAAATGGGATAAAAGCGAGCTTGATTTTGATAAAACTTTAAAAGAGCTAAGATTAGATCGTTTTAAATTCCTAGCTTATGCACCTATTATAAGCGTATCAGCCTTAAGTGGAAAAAGAGTACATGTACTTTTGGATAAAATTTTAGAAGTTTTTGCAAATTTCACGCAAAAAATTCCAACAGCAAAATTAAATACTTTAGTAGAAGAAGCTACAAGAGCACATCCTCTACCACATGATTATGGGAAATTAGTAAAAATTTATTATGCAGTTCAATATGACCTAGCACCTCCAAAAATAGCTCTAATCATGAATAGACCAAAAGCTCTGCATTTTAGCTATAAGCGCTATTTGCAAAACCAAATTAGAAAACAATTTAACTTTGAAGGTGTGCCTTTGATTTTAGCTTCAAGAAAAAAAGGTAGTAAAGATGAGCAAGAAGGATAA
- a CDS encoding DMT family transporter: MLRIVKKNLGIYFMIIASIEFALVGACAKILSEEISSIEIMFFRNIIGTAFMLYALSKLNFHKSGGHLGLLIFRGVIGTIALYLFFYNVSNISLGGAFAFQKTAPIFIALIAFLFFKESLGLKACFGILIAFIGVLLICQPFADSTTHSGFDLKNSILGILSGFCAALALTSVRELRKSYPAPFIALSFVLIGSLMPLISMIIGSFYEIQELDFLIAPFVMPSFKAWIFIVLMGIFGAMYQIHVTKAYGVAKKAGVVAGVSYIDVVFTLFLGILLGDEFPSFMVFVGIFSIILGGIILVSKQTKGNKNGK, from the coding sequence ATGTTAAGAATAGTCAAGAAAAATTTAGGTATATATTTTATGATTATTGCTTCAATAGAATTTGCATTAGTTGGTGCATGTGCAAAAATTCTAAGTGAAGAAATTTCATCTATTGAGATCATGTTTTTTAGAAACATTATAGGTACTGCTTTTATGCTTTATGCGCTCTCAAAATTAAATTTTCATAAAAGTGGTGGACATTTGGGTCTACTTATTTTTAGGGGTGTTATAGGAACTATTGCTCTATATCTTTTCTTTTACAATGTTTCTAATATTTCTTTGGGGGGTGCTTTTGCTTTTCAAAAAACAGCACCTATTTTTATAGCTTTAATTGCTTTTTTGTTTTTTAAAGAAAGTTTAGGTTTGAAAGCTTGTTTTGGGATTTTAATTGCTTTTATAGGGGTATTGTTGATATGTCAACCTTTTGCAGATAGTACTACACATTCAGGCTTTGATTTAAAAAATAGTATTTTAGGAATTTTAAGTGGTTTTTGTGCGGCTTTAGCTTTAACAAGTGTAAGAGAGCTTAGAAAGTCATATCCTGCACCTTTTATAGCTTTATCTTTTGTGTTAATTGGTTCTCTTATGCCTTTAATATCTATGATAATAGGTTCTTTTTATGAAATACAAGAGCTTGATTTTTTAATTGCTCCTTTTGTCATGCCTAGTTTTAAAGCTTGGATTTTTATTGTCTTGATGGGAATTTTTGGTGCAATGTATCAAATTCATGTTACCAAAGCTTATGGGGTAGCAAAAAAAGCAGGAGTTGTTGCAGGGGTTAGTTATATAGATGTTGTTTTTACTCTATTTTTAGGGATATTATTGGGAGATGAATTTCCTAGTTTTATGGTTTTTGTAGGAATTTTTAGTATTATCTTAGGGGGAATTATTTTAGTTAGTAAGCAAACAAAAGGAAATAAAAATGGAAAATAA
- a CDS encoding uracil-xanthine permease family protein: MENKTDLIYGLEDKPPFTKAFFAALVHLMAMFVAVITPALLICKGLGVDDSNTARIICMSLFASGVASLLQIKTWGPIGSGLLSIQGTSFNFVTPIILGGLVLKNNGLSQEAMLGAIFGTLMLCSTTEMVISQILPFIRRVISPLVSGIVVMIIGLSLINVGLVSAGGGFSAKASGEFGSLQNLLLAGVVILSIIILNRFNNAYIRISSLFIAMIIGLLVAMTFENFSFNLNEKLPLVFLPDPLHYGLSIDYNLILPLILVFMVTSLETIGDISATSEVSNQPVKGELYAKRLKGGVLANGFNSFVSAFFNTFPNSCFGQNNGVIALTGVASRYVGFIVAFMLMILGLFPIVADVTLQIPEPILGGATLVMFGTIAATGVRIISKENLNRRSIIIIAMSLGIGLGVSNNPDILEFMPMWFKTLFSSGIAAGGITAIILNFIFPLEENKKNKVK; encoded by the coding sequence ATGGAAAATAAGACAGATTTGATTTATGGTTTAGAAGACAAGCCACCTTTTACTAAAGCATTTTTTGCTGCTTTGGTGCATTTGATGGCTATGTTTGTAGCTGTGATTACACCTGCTTTATTAATTTGTAAAGGTCTTGGTGTGGATGATAGTAATACAGCTAGAATTATATGTATGTCTTTGTTTGCTTCAGGCGTTGCCTCGCTTTTGCAGATTAAAACTTGGGGGCCTATAGGGAGTGGTCTTTTATCTATTCAAGGAACTAGCTTTAATTTTGTTACACCTATTATACTAGGTGGACTTGTTTTAAAAAATAATGGTTTATCTCAAGAAGCAATGCTTGGAGCTATTTTTGGCACATTAATGCTTTGTTCTACCACTGAAATGGTTATTTCTCAAATTTTACCTTTTATTAGAAGAGTAATTTCGCCTTTGGTTTCAGGTATAGTGGTGATGATTATAGGTCTTAGTTTGATTAATGTTGGTCTTGTAAGTGCTGGTGGTGGTTTTAGTGCTAAAGCAAGTGGTGAGTTTGGTTCTTTGCAAAATTTATTATTAGCCGGAGTTGTGATTTTAAGCATTATTATTCTAAATCGTTTTAACAATGCTTACATAAGAATTTCTTCTTTGTTTATAGCTATGATTATAGGACTTTTAGTAGCTATGACTTTTGAAAATTTTAGCTTTAATCTTAATGAAAAACTACCTTTAGTATTTTTACCTGATCCTTTGCATTATGGTTTGAGTATTGATTATAATTTAATTTTACCTTTGATTTTAGTTTTTATGGTAACTTCTTTAGAAACTATCGGCGATATTAGTGCTACTAGCGAAGTTTCAAATCAACCTGTTAAAGGTGAGCTTTATGCAAAAAGATTAAAAGGTGGAGTTTTGGCTAACGGTTTTAATTCTTTTGTTTCAGCTTTTTTTAATACTTTTCCAAATTCATGTTTTGGGCAAAATAATGGTGTTATAGCTCTAACAGGTGTTGCAAGTCGCTATGTGGGATTTATTGTGGCCTTTATGTTGATGATTTTAGGTTTATTTCCTATCGTGGCAGATGTTACTTTGCAAATTCCAGAGCCTATTTTAGGAGGAGCAACTTTAGTAATGTTTGGTACTATAGCAGCTACTGGAGTTAGGATTATCTCTAAAGAAAATCTAAATCGTCGCTCTATTATCATTATAGCTATGAGTTTGGGTATAGGACTTGGAGTTTCTAATAATCCTGATATTTTAGAATTTATGCCAATGTGGTTTAAGACTCTGTTTTCTTCAGGGATTGCAGCAGGCGGGATTACAGCTATTATTTTAAATTTTATTTTCCCTCTTGAAGAAAATAAAAAAAATAAAGTAAAATAA